The proteins below come from a single Drosophila kikkawai strain 14028-0561.14 chromosome 3R, DkikHiC1v2, whole genome shotgun sequence genomic window:
- the Gyc88E gene encoding soluble guanylate cyclase 88E isoform X1: MYGLLLENLSEYIKSVYGEEKWEDIRRQAGIDSPSFSVHQVYPENLLQKLAKKAQQVLGVSEREFMDQMGVYFVGFVGQYGYDRVLSVLGRHMRDFLNGLDNLHEYLKFSYPRMRAPSFICENETKQGLTLHYRSKRRGFVYYTMGQIREVARYFYHKEMHIELVREEILFDTVHVTFQLTFDNRAFTLASLAMTREEKHLPISAHVLFEIFPFCMVFGADMIVRSIGNSLMVILPELLGKKITAWFDLVRPLIAFKFQTILNRTNNIFELVTVDPVTERIDVQNEDLLLHDDGSEPEKSLRLKGQMVYMENWRMIMFLGTPVMPDLTSLITTGLYINDLSMHDFSRDLMLAGTQQSVELKLALDQEQQKSKKLEESMRLLDEEMRRTDELLYQMIPKQVADRLRRGENPIDTCEMFDSVSILFSDIVTFTEICSRITPMEVVSMLNAMYSIFDKLTERNSVYKVETIGDAYMVVAGAPDKDANHAERVCDMALDMVDAITDLKDPSTGQHLRIRVGVHSGAVVAGIVGLKMPRYCLFGDTVNTASRMESTSIAMKVHISESTKILIGPTYKILERGEIDVKGKGTMATYWLEERENRLPLQLTAALQVHPISPAPVTPAPKAIMPPIPKPVTPKIPAAAAIQPAAVPSVDVIAPTTTMSGMVLTAAAAAHMTLHHQTVVAAGLSGGAASSAASAGGSGVLAAAGGSESGVPGISGGAGNSATAAAVPDDRNTRIYSPVTFKDVARRSIANSPVRCSAGYAYPDQEKRRESRSNSTGHVFMRSPSDIFGSLILDTEEFLEDLQISRSSLSNNNNNHPPECGFSPTPPFRIGSAPPKPRPSNPDKFTPEELAAMDQLTPPSTAPARETATCSSASIDREKAAKLKKITFSSSSLDATTHNATAAVVCPMRSKSPPPPKQPVVPVVQQASTSKGNTNRPGSKDSVSSISLHSPPPHRSLSAPARPHSMSKAARKAFLAAKQTKAMEKLDKMIEEVHEVESQSAAKAANMRMAIFGHDRGGGGDLAAGGCPLFLPPPPPQQQQRLMPSSISDSSICSHGHSHAPSCHHLEPKLNNSQSFQHSPRGGITHQCCSGFGHGNGRHSHRMHSNACRIL, from the exons ATGTACGGCCTGCTCCTGGAGAACCTCTCCGAGTACATCAAGTCTGTGTATGGCGAGGAGAAATGGGAGGACATCCGACGACAGGCGGGCATCGATTCGCCGTCCTTTAGCGTCCATCAAGTCTACCCCGAGAATCTGCTCCAGAAGTTGGCCAAAAAGGCTCAACAG GTTCTGGGTGTCTCGGAACGGGAATTCATGGACCAAATGGGCGTCTACTTTGTAGGCTTCGTGGGTCAGTATGGATACGATCGCGTTTTGTCCGTGCTGGGTCGCCACATGCGCGACTTCCTGAACGGACTGGACAACCTGCACGAGTACCTGAAGTTCTCGTATCCGCGGATGCGTGCTCCCAGCTTCATCTGCGAGAACGAGACGAAGCAGGGATTGACCCTGCACTATCGCTCCAAGCGTCGAGGATTCGTCTACTACACGATGGGGCAGATTCGGGAGGTGGCGCGCTACTTCTACCATAAGGAGATGCACATCGAGCTGGTGCGGGAGGAAATCCTCTTCGACACGGTCCACGTTACCTTCCAGCTCACCTTCGATAATAGGGCCTTTACCTTGGCTTCCCTGGCGATGACGAGGGAGGAGAAGCATCTGCCCATCAGTGCCCATGTGCTTTTTGAGATCTTTCCATTCTGCATGGTGTTTGG AGCTGACATGATAGTGCGCAGCATTGGAAACTCGTTGATGGTTATATTGCCGGAACTCTTGGGCAAGAAAATCACAGCCTGGTTTGATCTGGTTCGACCGCTGATTGCCTTCAAGTTCCAGACT ATACTCAATCGAACCAATAACATATTCGAATTGGTCACGGTGGATCCAGTTACGGAGAGAATTGACGTCCAAAATGAGGATCTACTACTGCATGACGATGGTAGTGAGCCGGAGAAGTCACTTAGGCTGAAAg GTCAAATGGTATATATGGAAAACTGGCGCATGATCATGTTTCTGGGCACTCCCGTAATGCCCGACTTAACTTCGCTGATAACAACTGGCCTCTACATCAACGATCTGTCCATGCACGACTTCAGCAGAGATCTTATGCTGGCGGGAACCCAACAGTCGGTGGAACTGAAGTTGGCTCTCGATCAAGAGCAGCAGAAATCCAAGAAGCTGGAGGAGTCCATGAGACTG TTGGATGAGGAGATGCGACGTACTGATGAGCTGCTCTACCAGATGATACCCAAGCAGGTAGCAGATCGACTGAGACGAGGCGAGAATCCCATCGACACCTGTGAG ATGTTCGATAGTGTCTCCATTCTGTTCTCGGACATCGTGACTTTCACCGAGATATGCAGCCGCATCACGCCGATGGAAGTGGTGTCCATGCTGAACGCCATGTACTCGATCTTTGACAAGCTAACGGAGCGAAACTCCGTGTACAAGGTGGAGACAATTGGCGACGCCTACATGGTGGTGGCGGGTGCTCCCGACAAGGACGCCAACCACGCCGAGCGAGTCTGTGATATGGCCCTGGACATGGTGGACGCAATAACTGATCTCAAGGATCCCTCCACGGGACAGCACTTGAGGATAC GTGTGGGCGTGCACTCGGGTGCCGTGGTGGCCGGAATTGTGGGTCTAAAAATGCCACGCTATTGCCTATTTGGCGATACAGTTAACACTGCATCGCGCATGGAATCCACCAGCATCGCCATGAAAGTGCATATCTCAGAGTCGACGAAGATTCTGATTGGTCCCACCTACAAGATCCTCGAACGGGGCGAAATCGATGTGAAGGGCAAGGGCACCATGGCCACGTACTGGCTGGAGGAGCGCGAGAACCGACTGCCCCTTCAACTCACCGCTGCCCTACAGGTGCACCCCATCTCTCCAGCTCCAGTGACACCCGCTCCAAAGGCCATCATGCCGCCGATCCCGAAGCCAGTCACTCCCAAAATTCCGGCGGCAGCTGCAATCCAACCCGCCGCCGTTCCGTCAGTGGATGTGATTGCTCCGACAACCACCATGTCGGGCATGGTCCTaacagcagctgctgcagctcacATGACTCTGCACCACCAAACGGTGGTTGCAGCAGGCCTTTCAGGAGGCGCGGCATCTTCAGCTGCTTCAGCTGGGGGTTCTGGTGTGCTGGCTGCAGCGGGAGGTTCCGAATCTGGGGTTCCTGGAATATCAGGAGGAGCAGGGAActcggcaacagcagcagccgtgCCAGATGACCGCAACACTCGCATCTACTCGCCTGTGACCTTTAAGGACGTGGCTCGTCGCAGCATCGCCAATTCCCCGGTTAGGTGCAGTGCCGGGTATGCCTATCCGGACCAGGAGAAACGACGCGAGTCCCGCTCCAACTCCACGGGACATGTGTTTATGCGCTCACCTTCCGACATTTTCGGCTCCCTTATCCTGGACACCGAGGAGTTTCTCGAGGACTTGCAGATCTCCAGGAGCTCGCTgtcaaacaataacaacaaccaTCCGCCCGAATGTGGCTTCAGTCCTACGCCGCCCTTTCGGATCGGCAGTGCACCCCCCAAGCCGAGGCCCAGTAATCCGGATAAATTCACGCCAGAGGAACTGGCCGCAATGGATCAGCTGACGCCTCCGTCAACGGCTCCGGCCAGGGAAACGGCCACCTGCAGCAGTGCGTCCATAGATCGCGAGAAGGCAGCAAAGCTCAA GAAAATCACCTTTTCCAGCAGCAGTCTGGATGCCACCACGCACAACGCCACGGCTGCCGTTGTGTGTCCCATGAGATCCAAGTCGCCGCCTCCCCCGAAGCAACCAGTGGTGCCCGTGGTGCAGCAGGCCAGTACCAGTAAGGGTAATACCAACCGGCCAGGATCAAAGGATTCGGTGTCGTCCATTTCACTGCACTCACCCCCTCCACACCGATCGCTCTCGGCTCCTGCCAG GCCCCATTCCATGTCTAAGGCAGCGCGAAAGGCCTTCCTGGCTGCCAAACAGACCAAGGCCATGGAGAAGCTGGACAAGATGATCGAGGAGGTGCACGAAGTAGAGTCCCAGTCGGCGGCAAAAGCGGCCAACATGCGAATGGCCATCTTTGGCCATGACCGAGGAGGTGGTGGCGACCTGGCCGCCGGTGGCTGTCCGCTCTTcctgccaccgccaccgccgcaacagcagcaaaggcTGATGCCCAGCTCCATTTCCGACTCCAGTATCTGTAGTCATGG TCACAGTCATGCGCCCAGTTGCCACCACTTGGAACCTAAGCTGAACAACAGCCAGAGTTTCCAGCACTCTCCCCGAGGGGGAATCACCCATCAGTGCTGCAGTGGCTTTGGCCACGGAAATGGACGCCACTCGCACCGGATGCACTCGAACGCGTGTCGCATTCTGTAG
- the Gyc88E gene encoding soluble guanylate cyclase 88E isoform X2, with translation MYGLLLENLSEYIKSVYGEEKWEDIRRQAGIDSPSFSVHQVYPENLLQKLAKKAQQVLGVSEREFMDQMGVYFVGFVGQYGYDRVLSVLGRHMRDFLNGLDNLHEYLKFSYPRMRAPSFICENETKQGLTLHYRSKRRGFVYYTMGQIREVARYFYHKEMHIELVREEILFDTVHVTFQLTFDNRAFTLASLAMTREEKHLPISAHVLFEIFPFCMVFGADMIVRSIGNSLMVILPELLGKKITAWFDLVRPLIAFKFQTILNRTNNIFELVTVDPVTERIDVQNEDLLLHDDGSEPEKSLRLKGQMVYMENWRMIMFLGTPVMPDLTSLITTGLYINDLSMHDFSRDLMLAGTQQSVELKLALDQEQQKSKKLEESMRLLDEEMRRTDELLYQMIPKQVADRLRRGENPIDTCEMFDSVSILFSDIVTFTEICSRITPMEVVSMLNAMYSIFDKLTERNSVYKVETIGDAYMVVAGAPDKDANHAERVCDMALDMVDAITDLKDPSTGQHLRIRVGVHSGAVVAGIVGLKMPRYCLFGDTVNTASRMESTSIAMKVHISESTKILIGPTYKILERGEIDVKGKGTMATYWLEERENRLPLQLTAALQVHPISPAPVTPAPKAIMPPIPKPVTPKIPAAAAIQPAAVPSVDVIAPTTTMSGMVLTAAAAAHMTLHHQTVVAAGLSGGAASSAASAGGSGVLAAAGGSESGVPGISGGAGNSATAAAVPDDRNTRIYSPVTFKDVARRSIANSPVRCSAGYAYPDQEKRRESRSNSTGHVFMRSPSDIFGSLILDTEEFLEDLQISRSSLSNNNNNHPPECGFSPTPPFRIGSAPPKPRPSNPDKFTPEELAAMDQLTPPSTAPARETATCSSASIDREKAAKLNSLDATTHNATAAVVCPMRSKSPPPPKQPVVPVVQQASTSKGNTNRPGSKDSVSSISLHSPPPHRSLSAPARPHSMSKAARKAFLAAKQTKAMEKLDKMIEEVHEVESQSAAKAANMRMAIFGHDRGGGGDLAAGGCPLFLPPPPPQQQQRLMPSSISDSSICSHGHSHAPSCHHLEPKLNNSQSFQHSPRGGITHQCCSGFGHGNGRHSHRMHSNACRIL, from the exons ATGTACGGCCTGCTCCTGGAGAACCTCTCCGAGTACATCAAGTCTGTGTATGGCGAGGAGAAATGGGAGGACATCCGACGACAGGCGGGCATCGATTCGCCGTCCTTTAGCGTCCATCAAGTCTACCCCGAGAATCTGCTCCAGAAGTTGGCCAAAAAGGCTCAACAG GTTCTGGGTGTCTCGGAACGGGAATTCATGGACCAAATGGGCGTCTACTTTGTAGGCTTCGTGGGTCAGTATGGATACGATCGCGTTTTGTCCGTGCTGGGTCGCCACATGCGCGACTTCCTGAACGGACTGGACAACCTGCACGAGTACCTGAAGTTCTCGTATCCGCGGATGCGTGCTCCCAGCTTCATCTGCGAGAACGAGACGAAGCAGGGATTGACCCTGCACTATCGCTCCAAGCGTCGAGGATTCGTCTACTACACGATGGGGCAGATTCGGGAGGTGGCGCGCTACTTCTACCATAAGGAGATGCACATCGAGCTGGTGCGGGAGGAAATCCTCTTCGACACGGTCCACGTTACCTTCCAGCTCACCTTCGATAATAGGGCCTTTACCTTGGCTTCCCTGGCGATGACGAGGGAGGAGAAGCATCTGCCCATCAGTGCCCATGTGCTTTTTGAGATCTTTCCATTCTGCATGGTGTTTGG AGCTGACATGATAGTGCGCAGCATTGGAAACTCGTTGATGGTTATATTGCCGGAACTCTTGGGCAAGAAAATCACAGCCTGGTTTGATCTGGTTCGACCGCTGATTGCCTTCAAGTTCCAGACT ATACTCAATCGAACCAATAACATATTCGAATTGGTCACGGTGGATCCAGTTACGGAGAGAATTGACGTCCAAAATGAGGATCTACTACTGCATGACGATGGTAGTGAGCCGGAGAAGTCACTTAGGCTGAAAg GTCAAATGGTATATATGGAAAACTGGCGCATGATCATGTTTCTGGGCACTCCCGTAATGCCCGACTTAACTTCGCTGATAACAACTGGCCTCTACATCAACGATCTGTCCATGCACGACTTCAGCAGAGATCTTATGCTGGCGGGAACCCAACAGTCGGTGGAACTGAAGTTGGCTCTCGATCAAGAGCAGCAGAAATCCAAGAAGCTGGAGGAGTCCATGAGACTG TTGGATGAGGAGATGCGACGTACTGATGAGCTGCTCTACCAGATGATACCCAAGCAGGTAGCAGATCGACTGAGACGAGGCGAGAATCCCATCGACACCTGTGAG ATGTTCGATAGTGTCTCCATTCTGTTCTCGGACATCGTGACTTTCACCGAGATATGCAGCCGCATCACGCCGATGGAAGTGGTGTCCATGCTGAACGCCATGTACTCGATCTTTGACAAGCTAACGGAGCGAAACTCCGTGTACAAGGTGGAGACAATTGGCGACGCCTACATGGTGGTGGCGGGTGCTCCCGACAAGGACGCCAACCACGCCGAGCGAGTCTGTGATATGGCCCTGGACATGGTGGACGCAATAACTGATCTCAAGGATCCCTCCACGGGACAGCACTTGAGGATAC GTGTGGGCGTGCACTCGGGTGCCGTGGTGGCCGGAATTGTGGGTCTAAAAATGCCACGCTATTGCCTATTTGGCGATACAGTTAACACTGCATCGCGCATGGAATCCACCAGCATCGCCATGAAAGTGCATATCTCAGAGTCGACGAAGATTCTGATTGGTCCCACCTACAAGATCCTCGAACGGGGCGAAATCGATGTGAAGGGCAAGGGCACCATGGCCACGTACTGGCTGGAGGAGCGCGAGAACCGACTGCCCCTTCAACTCACCGCTGCCCTACAGGTGCACCCCATCTCTCCAGCTCCAGTGACACCCGCTCCAAAGGCCATCATGCCGCCGATCCCGAAGCCAGTCACTCCCAAAATTCCGGCGGCAGCTGCAATCCAACCCGCCGCCGTTCCGTCAGTGGATGTGATTGCTCCGACAACCACCATGTCGGGCATGGTCCTaacagcagctgctgcagctcacATGACTCTGCACCACCAAACGGTGGTTGCAGCAGGCCTTTCAGGAGGCGCGGCATCTTCAGCTGCTTCAGCTGGGGGTTCTGGTGTGCTGGCTGCAGCGGGAGGTTCCGAATCTGGGGTTCCTGGAATATCAGGAGGAGCAGGGAActcggcaacagcagcagccgtgCCAGATGACCGCAACACTCGCATCTACTCGCCTGTGACCTTTAAGGACGTGGCTCGTCGCAGCATCGCCAATTCCCCGGTTAGGTGCAGTGCCGGGTATGCCTATCCGGACCAGGAGAAACGACGCGAGTCCCGCTCCAACTCCACGGGACATGTGTTTATGCGCTCACCTTCCGACATTTTCGGCTCCCTTATCCTGGACACCGAGGAGTTTCTCGAGGACTTGCAGATCTCCAGGAGCTCGCTgtcaaacaataacaacaaccaTCCGCCCGAATGTGGCTTCAGTCCTACGCCGCCCTTTCGGATCGGCAGTGCACCCCCCAAGCCGAGGCCCAGTAATCCGGATAAATTCACGCCAGAGGAACTGGCCGCAATGGATCAGCTGACGCCTCCGTCAACGGCTCCGGCCAGGGAAACGGCCACCTGCAGCAGTGCGTCCATAGATCGCGAGAAGGCAGCAAAGCTCAA CAGTCTGGATGCCACCACGCACAACGCCACGGCTGCCGTTGTGTGTCCCATGAGATCCAAGTCGCCGCCTCCCCCGAAGCAACCAGTGGTGCCCGTGGTGCAGCAGGCCAGTACCAGTAAGGGTAATACCAACCGGCCAGGATCAAAGGATTCGGTGTCGTCCATTTCACTGCACTCACCCCCTCCACACCGATCGCTCTCGGCTCCTGCCAG GCCCCATTCCATGTCTAAGGCAGCGCGAAAGGCCTTCCTGGCTGCCAAACAGACCAAGGCCATGGAGAAGCTGGACAAGATGATCGAGGAGGTGCACGAAGTAGAGTCCCAGTCGGCGGCAAAAGCGGCCAACATGCGAATGGCCATCTTTGGCCATGACCGAGGAGGTGGTGGCGACCTGGCCGCCGGTGGCTGTCCGCTCTTcctgccaccgccaccgccgcaacagcagcaaaggcTGATGCCCAGCTCCATTTCCGACTCCAGTATCTGTAGTCATGG TCACAGTCATGCGCCCAGTTGCCACCACTTGGAACCTAAGCTGAACAACAGCCAGAGTTTCCAGCACTCTCCCCGAGGGGGAATCACCCATCAGTGCTGCAGTGGCTTTGGCCACGGAAATGGACGCCACTCGCACCGGATGCACTCGAACGCGTGTCGCATTCTGTAG